A genome region from Maridesulfovibrio salexigens DSM 2638 includes the following:
- a CDS encoding methyl-accepting chemotaxis protein, with the protein MSLLDNFKIKTKFLGNIIIVLSLCASALGMYQFALTRSGNGYTDVLSKEVYISQQVQKAEIAMLEARRAEKDFMLRKDMKYPPRVEKSVAEIVAAMDSVSRVGHNTGVDEIANLASEIKNYALQYSKIFKEVVQSYVAKGLTPEEGVQGKFRSAAHMIMSRVPEFAVDDLYLEWLQMRRYEKDFMRTGAAKYRTRFFAAVNAYKEGLKNSECAKSAKEIQLKELKTYTQAMKRIMQGVPADVQTSLYLQARTSAGNMEKALISVFVPQVQSLILSVRRHEKDYLLRGSDKYVKKTLSSLENLKVAFADSSILEEDRLEIEKGIESYRAAFMSLVDENNRIAEQNNAMRDAVHAIEPELIKIRDMAAESMGQRTVALEAESGFFSKTAIGIGGAALFIGIVISLLVTNSIARPLRTAESTVMKMADGDLNQNVQSSSRDETGIMLNAMGNMIYKLRDVVTGVNSAVSNIAAGSEELAATAEAMSQGSSEQAASVEELSASINSVTRSIEKNVHNSRATSEIASKAAAKADESGQVVSGAVGAMKDIAERITIIEDIARQTNLLALNAAIEAARAGEHGKGFAVVAAEVRKLAERSGVAAGEISELSTSTLNVADRAIQMLNELVPEIGKTSDLVEEINATCAEQDETIKQIGAAVSQVEVATQTSASAAEEVSATSQELAGQAESLRRMMGYFRCDSEGHCEVDDLNETKALASADDYDGMDRF; encoded by the coding sequence ATGAGCTTATTGGATAATTTTAAAATTAAGACCAAGTTTTTAGGCAATATCATAATTGTCCTTAGTTTGTGCGCTTCTGCATTGGGTATGTACCAGTTTGCCCTTACTAGATCTGGAAACGGGTATACTGATGTCCTCAGTAAAGAGGTTTATATCTCTCAGCAGGTCCAAAAAGCTGAAATCGCCATGCTTGAAGCTCGCAGGGCTGAAAAGGATTTTATGTTGCGCAAGGATATGAAATATCCACCACGAGTTGAAAAGAGTGTAGCTGAGATCGTTGCGGCAATGGATAGTGTTTCCAGAGTTGGGCACAATACAGGAGTTGATGAGATAGCAAACCTTGCCTCTGAGATTAAAAATTATGCACTTCAATATTCGAAAATTTTTAAGGAAGTAGTTCAAAGTTATGTGGCAAAGGGGCTGACTCCTGAAGAGGGGGTACAGGGAAAATTCAGATCTGCTGCCCATATGATAATGAGTCGTGTGCCGGAATTTGCAGTAGATGATTTGTATTTAGAATGGTTACAGATGCGCAGGTACGAAAAAGACTTTATGAGAACCGGAGCTGCCAAATATCGCACCCGTTTTTTTGCAGCCGTGAATGCTTATAAAGAAGGATTAAAGAACAGTGAATGCGCTAAGAGTGCCAAGGAAATACAGCTTAAGGAACTGAAAACATATACTCAAGCCATGAAAAGGATCATGCAGGGAGTGCCTGCAGATGTTCAGACTTCACTATATTTGCAGGCGCGCACTTCGGCCGGGAATATGGAGAAAGCTTTGATATCCGTATTTGTTCCGCAGGTTCAATCATTAATTCTTTCAGTACGCAGGCATGAAAAGGATTATCTGCTCCGTGGAAGCGATAAATATGTAAAGAAAACCCTTTCCAGTCTTGAAAATCTCAAGGTTGCTTTTGCCGACTCATCAATATTGGAGGAAGATAGACTTGAGATTGAGAAAGGGATCGAAAGCTATCGAGCTGCCTTCATGAGTCTTGTTGATGAAAATAACCGTATCGCTGAACAAAACAATGCTATGCGTGACGCAGTTCATGCCATTGAACCTGAGTTGATAAAGATAAGGGATATGGCGGCAGAGAGTATGGGGCAACGCACCGTAGCTCTTGAAGCGGAATCAGGTTTTTTTTCAAAGACTGCAATTGGTATCGGTGGAGCTGCACTATTTATCGGTATCGTGATTTCTTTGCTGGTTACAAATTCTATTGCCCGTCCGTTACGTACCGCAGAGAGTACCGTTATGAAGATGGCTGATGGAGACCTTAACCAGAACGTGCAATCCTCCAGCCGTGATGAAACCGGAATAATGCTTAATGCTATGGGAAATATGATTTACAAGCTTCGCGATGTTGTTACCGGAGTTAATTCAGCTGTATCTAATATTGCGGCTGGCAGTGAGGAGCTGGCTGCAACCGCTGAGGCTATGTCGCAAGGGTCATCCGAACAGGCTGCAAGTGTGGAAGAACTTTCAGCCTCAATCAATTCAGTCACTAGATCCATAGAAAAAAACGTTCATAATTCTCGAGCAACATCTGAAATTGCATCTAAGGCAGCTGCAAAAGCAGATGAGAGTGGACAGGTCGTATCCGGTGCTGTCGGGGCGATGAAAGATATTGCCGAGCGGATTACCATCATTGAAGATATTGCGCGCCAAACCAATTTACTGGCACTTAATGCTGCAATTGAAGCTGCCAGAGCCGGGGAGCATGGTAAGGGCTTCGCTGTTGTCGCCGCAGAGGTTAGAAAGCTGGCTGAACGAAGTGGTGTTGCTGCCGGTGAAATCAGTGAACTTTCTACCAGTACTCTTAATGTGGCAGACAGGGCAATTCAGATGCTCAATGAGTTGGTACCGGAAATTGGAAAGACTTCCGATCTGGTGGAAGAGATTAACGCCACCTGCGCAGAGCAGGATGAAACGATCAAACAGATTGGTGCAGCGGTCTCGCAGGTAGAGGTGGCAACACAAACCTCAGCTTCTGCGGCAGAAGAGGTCTCGGCAACATCGCAGGAACTTGCTGGACAGGCAGAAAGCCTGCGCAGGATGATGGGCTATTTTAGGTGTGATTCAGAGGGGCATTGCGAAGTAGACGATTTGAACGAAACAAAGGCTCTTGCTTCTGCTGATGATTATGATGGAATGGATAGGTTCTAA
- a CDS encoding penicillin-binding protein 1A translates to MKKVYKILLIVTLAMGILGVGSMAGLYFWAASDLPGFKNITDYNPPLVTTVYSRNHKVLGYFYKEKRFLVRMDEMTPLLPKAFLAAEDASFYQHDGVDFTAISRAFVANMKSGAKTQGGSTITQQIIKRLLLTPEKSYKRKLKEAILAFRLEHYLEKDEILTIYLNQIYLGAGAYGVEAAARTYFGKHVNELTVAECALLAGLPQAPSRYDPLRHPERAKARQLYVLGQMYEHNWITRDEYNKAVEQPLVYKSMEDPSWKHGPYFLEEVRRWLIDKYGEETVYKGGLNVYTSCDIKHQDAADVAVKEGLEASTRRRGWRGPLLELKPAEYAGFLASEIIPEPELRPGKWAKVLVTKVSKKEALVKFGTYAATMPVTSMKWCRTPDVKKAPEDVRPQKDATKILKKGDVVWARLDKAFFKDGSEVNFNQVDPETDTLGDVSWLVSLMQKPVVQGALVSMDPKTGDVLAMVGGYAFGGSHGSQFNRATQAKRQPGSAFKPIVYSTAMDNGFTTASIMMDAPFVYTDMEAGKLWKPQNFEGVFYGPTLLRTALVKSRNLVTIRLARKMSIDKIIQRAKDMGLEADFPRDLSVALGSGSVTLLNMVEAYSTFARGGSRVKARLVLSVNSAWGELLYDSKPEITDAISPQTAYIMCDLMKEVVKHGTGWRAKVLRRPVAGKTGTTNNEQDAWYMGFSPYLVTGVFVGFDQLTPMGKWETGSRAASPLWVAYRKQVEKDYPYEDFQQPDGVVMAKIDAASGLLAGPNSKETYFLPFKEGTQPTRTASGSGEDGDSGGVGSSEDLFKQTF, encoded by the coding sequence ATGAAAAAAGTATATAAAATCCTACTGATAGTGACGTTGGCGATGGGAATCCTCGGCGTAGGGTCCATGGCCGGACTTTATTTCTGGGCTGCCAGCGATCTGCCCGGATTTAAAAATATTACCGATTATAACCCTCCTCTGGTTACAACTGTTTATTCCCGCAACCACAAGGTTCTCGGATATTTTTATAAGGAAAAGCGTTTTCTGGTCCGAATGGATGAGATGACTCCGTTATTGCCCAAGGCTTTTCTGGCTGCGGAAGACGCTTCTTTTTATCAGCACGACGGTGTTGATTTTACCGCTATTTCTCGTGCTTTTGTTGCCAACATGAAGAGCGGCGCAAAAACTCAGGGCGGGAGTACCATCACCCAGCAGATCATTAAACGTTTGCTGCTGACTCCAGAGAAGAGCTACAAGCGTAAGCTTAAGGAAGCCATTCTTGCTTTCCGTCTGGAGCATTATCTTGAGAAAGATGAAATCCTGACCATTTACCTGAACCAGATTTATCTTGGCGCAGGTGCTTATGGTGTTGAAGCTGCTGCGCGTACCTATTTTGGTAAGCATGTAAATGAACTTACCGTTGCTGAATGTGCGTTGCTGGCCGGATTGCCGCAGGCACCCAGCCGTTATGATCCTCTGCGTCACCCTGAAAGGGCTAAGGCGCGTCAGCTTTACGTACTTGGGCAGATGTATGAGCATAATTGGATTACCCGCGATGAATACAACAAAGCTGTGGAACAGCCGCTTGTGTACAAGAGCATGGAAGATCCTTCATGGAAGCACGGCCCGTATTTTCTTGAAGAGGTTCGCCGCTGGCTGATTGATAAATATGGTGAAGAGACTGTCTACAAAGGTGGTCTTAACGTTTACACCTCTTGCGATATCAAGCATCAGGATGCAGCTGATGTAGCTGTTAAGGAGGGGCTTGAAGCCTCCACCAGACGTCGTGGCTGGAGAGGGCCTCTGCTTGAACTTAAGCCTGCTGAATATGCAGGATTCCTTGCTTCTGAAATTATTCCCGAACCGGAACTGCGTCCCGGAAAATGGGCCAAGGTTCTGGTTACCAAGGTTTCCAAAAAGGAAGCTTTGGTTAAGTTCGGCACTTACGCTGCAACCATGCCGGTTACGAGCATGAAATGGTGCCGTACTCCTGATGTGAAGAAAGCCCCTGAAGATGTTCGCCCTCAGAAGGATGCCACCAAGATTCTCAAGAAGGGTGATGTTGTCTGGGCAAGGCTCGATAAGGCATTTTTCAAAGATGGCAGCGAAGTCAATTTTAATCAGGTTGATCCTGAAACCGATACCTTGGGAGATGTCAGCTGGCTGGTGTCTCTGATGCAGAAGCCAGTTGTGCAGGGTGCCCTTGTTTCCATGGACCCCAAGACAGGTGATGTTTTGGCTATGGTCGGTGGTTATGCTTTCGGCGGTAGTCATGGCAGCCAGTTCAACCGTGCTACTCAGGCTAAACGTCAGCCCGGTTCTGCTTTCAAGCCTATTGTTTATTCCACTGCTATGGATAATGGTTTCACCACGGCTTCAATTATGATGGATGCACCTTTTGTGTACACTGACATGGAAGCCGGAAAGCTTTGGAAACCCCAAAACTTTGAGGGTGTTTTCTATGGGCCGACCCTGCTGCGCACAGCTCTGGTTAAATCCAGAAACCTCGTGACAATCAGGCTGGCCCGCAAGATGAGTATCGATAAGATCATCCAGCGCGCTAAGGATATGGGTCTCGAAGCCGATTTCCCCAGAGATCTTTCTGTGGCACTTGGTTCCGGGTCCGTTACCCTGCTGAATATGGTTGAAGCTTATTCAACCTTCGCAAGAGGCGGTTCTCGCGTAAAGGCCCGTTTGGTTCTTTCAGTTAACAGTGCCTGGGGCGAACTGCTTTACGATTCCAAGCCGGAAATTACCGATGCCATCAGTCCTCAGACTGCTTACATTATGTGTGACCTGATGAAAGAGGTTGTCAAGCATGGAACAGGCTGGAGAGCAAAGGTTCTGCGCCGTCCGGTTGCCGGTAAAACCGGAACCACTAACAACGAGCAGGATGCATGGTACATGGGATTTTCTCCTTATCTTGTAACCGGTGTATTCGTCGGCTTTGACCAGCTCACCCCGATGGGTAAGTGGGAAACCGGTTCCCGTGCCGCAAGTCCGCTCTGGGTTGCCTATCGTAAACAAGTGGAAAAGGATTATCCCTACGAGGATTTCCAGCAGCCAGATGGTGTGGTTATGGCAAAGATTGATGCTGCCTCCGGCTTGCTTGCCGGACCAAATTCCAAGGAAACTTACTTCCTGCCGTTTAAGGAAGGCACCCAGCCCACAAGGACCGCATCCGGTTCAGGTGAGGATGGTGATTCCGGCGGTGTAGGCTCCAGTGAGGATTTGTTTAAGCAGACCTTCTAG
- a CDS encoding YkgJ family cysteine cluster protein, with protein MSDPFVCARCAAKGPTCCELTPGAEEVCFPVSEYERERIIECVPDSGGFALQVNTPIFIENLFRLFPGQRKKVKELFPPGGMHYRLEVDSNGKCLFLGSEGCIIPKEVRPLYCRLFPFWTDENGRITLLEVEKCLAQHENKTPGRLFKALGLTQAEVRELHSRLRIAWGFAPHADD; from the coding sequence ATGAGCGATCCTTTTGTATGCGCCAGATGTGCCGCCAAGGGGCCGACATGTTGTGAACTGACTCCGGGTGCAGAGGAAGTTTGCTTCCCTGTTTCTGAATATGAACGGGAACGCATCATCGAATGCGTTCCCGATTCCGGTGGGTTTGCTTTGCAAGTGAACACCCCAATTTTTATTGAAAATTTATTTAGACTTTTTCCGGGACAACGCAAAAAAGTAAAAGAACTTTTTCCTCCCGGTGGAATGCATTACCGTTTGGAAGTTGATTCCAATGGTAAATGTTTGTTTCTTGGCAGCGAGGGCTGTATTATCCCTAAAGAAGTCCGGCCCTTGTATTGCCGGCTTTTTCCTTTTTGGACAGATGAAAATGGCAGAATTACACTTCTTGAAGTTGAAAAATGCCTAGCCCAGCACGAAAATAAGACTCCGGGCAGGCTTTTTAAAGCTCTTGGACTTACCCAGGCCGAAGTGCGTGAATTGCACAGCCGATTGAGAATAGCTTGGGGTTTTGCTCCACATGCAGATGACTGA